The sequence TTTATTTACTAAGGAGAAGTTTGTAGGACATGATGTGTACCTGACATTGGACAATGAGCTGCAGGAAGTTGTTGAAAAGGCTTTTGCTAAAAATCGTGGAGCGGCGGTTGTGATAGAACCCAAAACGGGTCAGGTTAAAGCAATGTTTTCGGCTCCAGCTTTTAATCCTAATACAGCAAACTTAGAAGTAGTACGAAATAGAGAAGACAATCCACTGCTCAATCGTGCAACTCAAGGACTATATCCTCCAGGCTCGATTTTTAAAATATTACCAGCATATGGCATTATGGAAAAATTCCCTGAAACATATCAAGATATTGTTTATAACTGTACTGGTGAAATTATCATAGATGGAGAAGTGATAAAGTGTTATGATCATACGGCTCATGGAATGATGAATTTGAGCGAAGCGTTTAAATATTCATGTAATACTTATTTTATAAATCTGCGAAACTATATTTCGTATAAAGAATTATCTAGTATTGCAAAACAATTTTTATTTGATACAAAGCTTCCGACAAAAATTCTTGTAAAGCCTAGTCGATTTGATAAAAATGATGAAAATGTTTTTAGTCAGGCATTAACATATATGGGGCAGGGAAAAACTTTGGTAACACCATTTCATATGGCGATGATTGCTTCGGTAATTGCTAATGAAGGTGTATTGATGGAACCATATTTGGTGGATCATATAGCAGGGAAAAAGAGAAACACTCCAAAAGAAGTGGACAGTATTTTTGATACGGCAATGGCAATGAATCTTCAAAATTTGATGATAGGTGTAGTTAATGGAGGGACAGGAAGAGCATTAAGCGGTATACCAGCAACAGTGGGAATTAAGACTGGCACTGCTGAAAATGGAAATGGTGATGCGCATTCATGGGTATTGGGATTTGCACAGGATAGAGAAGATTATATAGCATTTGCTGTTGTGGTAGAAAATTTGGAGGGTGAAGCTGTTGGTATTGTAGAAGATATCGTTGTAAATTTTTTAGAAAATAATAGGAATTAACAAATTTTGTTGTAAAAAAGATTGAAAGTGTTTATAATAACTCTAATTGGCATTCTTGTAGGAAGACAGGTGAGAATATGATAGAAACTGTCAGTTGTGGAGGAGTGGTTATCTATAAAGGAAAGCTACTGATTCTTTATAAAGATTATAAAAATAAATATGTAGGATGGGTGCTTCCTAAAGGAACTGTAGAGATAGGAGAGACTCATCAGGTGACGGCTGTGAGAGAAGTGAAAGAAGAATCTGGGGTAAATGCAAATATTGTTAAGTATGTTGGGACAAGTCAATATTCATTTCAGGGAAATGATGATGTGATAAATAAAAGTGTTCATTGGTACTTAATGAAGACGACCAGTTTCTATACTAAACCACAAAGAGAGGAATATTTTTTGGATGCAGGATTTTATAAATATCATGAGGCGTATCATTTATTAAAATTTTCAGACGAAAGATATGTACTAAAAAAAGCTTATAATGCGTATTTGGAATTGCGAAAAAATAATCAATGGTTTAGTAAAGATGAAGGAAGTTTTTATTATAAGCAAAACTAGAAAAGAATAGAAGCTACGGCTTCTTTTTTTTTCTTTTTTTTAGTTTTTATGTAGTTTATGGAAATGTTAAAAATGTATTTCCTTTTTACTACATAATATGATATAATCAACTGAAGGTATAAAACTATTAAGAAAGGGGATTTAAAAAAATGGATCCTAATCAGATACAAAAAGAAATGAAGGAAATAGGAGAAGCGTTGTCCAATATGAAAAATTATCCAGATGTTGCAGGATTTGTAACAGATATTAAATATCAAGTAGGACAACTATCGTATTTTTACGATAGCTTGGCACCAAAACAAACAGGTGATCCTTCGACAACATTTTATAGACCTAAAAAATTGCCTAAGGTTCATCAATTAGCATATTTTAACTTAACAAGAGGATTTCCAAAAGAATTATATGGTGGGCATTGGTGCTATGTATTTAAGTATTTTAAGAGCAAGTTTATAATTATTCCAACAACATCTGTAAAAGCAAATTCATTGCCTCCTGACCCAGAGTTTCAACTTGATATTGCTGTTAGTGATTTTAAA is a genomic window of Candidatus Epulonipiscium viviparus containing:
- a CDS encoding penicillin-binding transpeptidase domain-containing protein, producing MNEKQRVAKRRKSIINIAIFWGIILGLCVVRVVYIAVWSELGLSPYNQRLNLMEDKILRGNFYDSNGVVLTQNIDEVRDYIYDGRYNTSVGYLGYGEYGLEKDYAKTLLSPTYTFLGILKNLFTKEKFVGHDVYLTLDNELQEVVEKAFAKNRGAAVVIEPKTGQVKAMFSAPAFNPNTANLEVVRNREDNPLLNRATQGLYPPGSIFKILPAYGIMEKFPETYQDIVYNCTGEIIIDGEVIKCYDHTAHGMMNLSEAFKYSCNTYFINLRNYISYKELSSIAKQFLFDTKLPTKILVKPSRFDKNDENVFSQALTYMGQGKTLVTPFHMAMIASVIANEGVLMEPYLVDHIAGKKRNTPKEVDSIFDTAMAMNLQNLMIGVVNGGTGRALSGIPATVGIKTGTAENGNGDAHSWVLGFAQDREDYIAFAVVVENLEGEAVGIVEDIVVNFLENNRN
- a CDS encoding NUDIX hydrolase — translated: MIETVSCGGVVIYKGKLLILYKDYKNKYVGWVLPKGTVEIGETHQVTAVREVKEESGVNANIVKYVGTSQYSFQGNDDVINKSVHWYLMKTTSFYTKPQREEYFLDAGFYKYHEAYHLLKFSDERYVLKKAYNAYLELRKNNQWFSKDEGSFYYKQN